A genomic window from Fusarium falciforme chromosome 2, complete sequence includes:
- a CDS encoding Zn(2)-C6 fungal-type domain-containing protein has translation MPSSACDRCHRRKVRCDKLQPQCSPCRRADVACQYAVSEHQIRRRNIQKLERRIRDLQANNDALSAQLRESEAPPAEREVPTQSYATPATPSQHVENSSPGDGEVAEEVIQMSLIAGGGHHFVGSTSGLLLANLLQARPQPSSSLLNASGWKPNSLSGLHSPKGTSGLPPKSLASELLRAYCSHDHLCYPFVSTKSLYRSLDAVYESEPREKDPVDAFFVDMTLAIGTAQVHKFNWNGVYDAETHYNRAMTRLADVLARDGIERLQALLLICQYRMGTTSSNTTTSVWHLIGVAARTCLEMGLHRASTYTLPSASDGDSSSSTAREEEMETKRRCFWSLVALDRVTSLALGRPLAIQLEDIDVDLPPCANSDPLPQDQDGNPLSSAPYGTPQYRAATSVFVHIVRYRLICGKIINALHRSTKHTTITNTNYEEMRAALAQELQEWHAETANLPLVKGDSTAASPASGSSFRSEEWYRLLYHNGMLMLFRPSPCLCDASTNSVTLQHIFDSARESINLYASLHRSRKLNYSWITMHSVFLAGLSYIFALRHHFQALQVHASEPTRARLHATPTINQVVNDTRACSKVLVAVSERWDLARNCSDLFDRLSDAVVADIVDAQTPPAVQTPQAASNSANVDIVEAVPFSTGLYQQTPAAGFANMTVDSTFRDCFGDLQSLGLDEFHNDAISQLSQEWFFGLGEDSHRYY, from the coding sequence ATGCCTTCCAGCGCGTGCGACAGATGCCATCGGCGCAAAGTCCGCTGCGACAAGCTCCAGCCCCAGTGCTCCCCCTGTAGGAGGGCAGACGTGGCATGCCAATACGCTGTGAGCGAGCACCAGATCCGTCGGAGGAACATCCAGAAGCTCGAGAGGCGTATCCGCGACTTGCAAGCAAACAATGACGCCTTGTCCGCCCAGCTAAGAGAGTCTGAAGCACCACCAGCTGAGAGGGAGGTGCCTACCCAGAGCTATGCTACTCCGGCAACACCGTCACAGCATGTTGAAAACAGTTCGCCGGGGGATGGGGAGGTTGCGGAAGAGGTGATTCAAATGAGTTTGATCGCTGGGGGAGGTCATCACTTTGTTGGATCTACGAGCGGTCTCCTCCTCGCAAACTTGCTCCAAGCTCGACCGCAGCCATCTTCCTCACTATTGAACGCTTCAGGATGGAAGCCAAACTCCCTCTCTGGCCTCCATTCCCCAAAAGGAACTTCTGGTTTACCACCCAAGAGCCTCGCTTCTGAGCTCCTGAGAGCGTACTGCAGCCACGATCACCTCTGCTACCCCTTTGTCTCTACGAAATCACTCTACCGGTCCCTGGATGCTGTCTACGAGAGTGAACCTCGCGAAAAGGATCCCGTCGATGCCTTTTTTGTGGACATGACCCTCGCGATAGGAACAGCCCAAGTTCACAAGTTCAACTGGAACGGCGTGTACGATGCAGAAACGCACTACAACCGCGCCATGACAAGACTAGCAGACGTGCTTGCTCGAGATGGCATCGAGAGGTTACAGGCCTTGTTGTTGATATGTCAGTACCGGATGGGAACGACTTCGAGCAACACAACGACCAGCGTGTGGCATCTCATCGGGGTCGCTGCTCGGACGTGTCTGGAGATGGGTCTCCATCGAGCTTCTACGTATACATTACCCAGCGCAAGCGATGGCGATTCATCTAGTTCTACGGCcagggaggaagagatggagacCAAGAGGAGGTGTTTCTGGAGTCTTGTGGCTCTAGACCGCGTTACAAGCCTCGCTCTAGGTCGACCCCTGGCGATACAACTCGAAGATATCGACGTCGACCTCCCGCCGTGCGCCAACTCAGATCCCTTAcctcaagatcaagatggaAATCCCTTGTCGTCAGCTCCTTATGGAACACCCCAATACCGCGCTGCAACGTCCGTTTTTGTCCACATCGTTCGGTATCGACTTATCTGcggcaagatcatcaacGCACTCCATCGAAGCACAAAACACACCACAATCACAAACACCAACTACGAAGAGATGCGAGCAGCCTTAGCCCAAGAGCTTCAAGAGTGGCACGCAGAAACCGCCAACCTCCCCCTCGTCAAAGGCGActcaacagcagcatcaCCCGCAAGCGGCTCAAGCTTTCGCTCGGAAGAGTGGTATCGCCTCCTATACCACAACGGAATGCTGATGCTATTCCGTCCTTCGCCATGTCTCTGCGACGCTTCAACGAACAGCGTCACTCTTCAACACATATTCGACTCGGCAAGAGAATCCATCAATCTCTACGCAAGTCTTCATCGCTCTCGGAAGCTGAACTACTCCTGGATAACGATGCACTCCGTCTTCCTAGCGGGATTGTCTTACATATTTGCCCTAAGACATCACTTCCAAGCTCTTCAAGTTCACGCGTCAGAACCCACGCGAGCACGACTACATGCGACGCCAACCATTAACCAAGTCGTCAACGATACGCGCGCATGCTCCAAGGTTCTAGTGGCAGTGTCAGAACGATGGGACTTGGCAAGAAACTGCTCCGATCTCTTTGACAGACTAAGCGACGCCGTAGTCGCCGACATAGTCGACGCCCAAACACCTCCAGCAGTGCAAACTCCCCAGGCGGCCAGCAACAGCGCAAATGTAGACATAGTTGAAGCGGTGCCTTTCTCAACGGGACTCTATCAGCAAACTCCAGCAGCTGGCTTCGCAAACATGACGGTGGACAGCACGTTCCGGGATTGCTTTGGGGACCTGCAGAGCCTTGGGTTGGATGAATTTCACAATGATGCTATATCGCAGTTGTCGCAGGAGTGGTTCTTTGGTCTTGGAGAAGACTCTCATAGGTACTACTAA